GGTGCCAATAATAGCAAACACTAGAATAGAACCgatgttttgaaaaaagtttCCCTTATGTAAATTGTAACCAGATTCAAATATAATTGGTGGTAACAGTACAAGAAAAAATGCTGTTGGAGAGAAGGCTTCCTCATTGCGCCAATTAGCAATATGCTGTTCAGACATGAGATTAATAATGAGACCAATAACAGCACCGAGAAACACAATTACCACACTTTcaggtaggtactgaaaatGTGTGGACAACATGAGATGAATGAGCAGTATGCCTAGAGCAAGAACGCTGAGCACAAAGAAAATGGCGATTGAACTGTTGCGTTCTTCTTCAGCCGATCCTTTTTTTGGCAATACTGGCTCACCGGGTGTGACGACTGTTGATTTTTCAGTCATATTGGTACTCGTCTCATTGGTCACGACCGTCGACACTTCTGGGGTAGTTGAGGAATTTGTAACATTCTTGACTTCGTTGTCAGCTGAAATCGGTTGGGAGGAATTCAGTAGAACTATTTTGGTATCGCCATTATTGAATCCCGTGCCGCAAAGCACAAGAAATAGAATACATATTGATGCCTTCATTGCGAACCTCTTAATCActcgatattaaaaaataatatataatacagctTCGCGAGAACGAAAGGTTCGACAAACTGCGCGCGGCGATCACATATGCGAAACTATTTTGGCGCGTCTAAGAATTAATTTGGCGATTTCCACATCGTACACTGTCATGTACAATTCGATCGACCGTTCATTTTGGGCATTGCGTATTacgatttacaatttttaagcgGAAAATGACGATATAATGACGATGGAGaacgataaaatatgataattgataatgcGCCTGACCGTGTAAAAAGCAAAAACAACTATAGGTAGCCGGGTGCGaactgcaaaataaaaattcaacagCCCTGACCCTGAGCCTAAAGGTGATAAGCAAAACAGACAAACAGTCTGAGTGATAAACGTCGAAATCTACGGATTCGTGGACCAACGGAGACACGGTATTTCGAAGGCGGCCGAACAAGCCCGTCTCATTGGCCACCGACTCAAATCGTTGTCTCAAACGGCTTTTtcgttattaatttcaattttcaacagtAAGTTCGTCCGTACTCCGTTCCACTTTCACAACTcaactcaaaaacaaaaaatcgttACTCGTTCGACTTATAGTCGTTACTCAttactcaataatatattttttgctcTATGCACTATAGTCAAAACTTCGGAGTTTGTCAGTACGGACTTCCACAAGGACAAGAGGTGACTGTCCGGCTGATTGAGCACCGTCAATAATTTGTAAACACTGACTTCTTTTTGTTTATGGTTCAACTTAAACGTCCGAAACTTCAGAGGCTGAGTGGAAAAAAAACACGGAGTATTACACAAGGCCGCCCGCAGAAATTTTTCTCTGCTATTATTTGATTCAGGTACAGTTCCACtactttaaattatgaatatttaataatgaaaactgaCTTGTTGACATGGAGGACCTCAACTAGAGTCTATCGAAGCAGGTTCTGTAACAACAACGAGACGATTGATAAATTGTTTCGTAATAGGCATGGTCTGGCCTAGAGAGGCGAGAGCCTTGATATACTAATCTCTGGTCCAAACGATAAATATTGTTGTCTATGTTATCGTTTAGTGTAAATTGTTACCGATTAAAAATCTGAAACACTGTAACAGTTGGTTCAAAGTTGACCTACAGCTGCCTACTCAATTTTCATATTGTCCTTGGACAATGGTAAAGTATATTCTTCCAACCTTATTAggtatttgaatacatatttttgaataagacagttttttgtatttattttaaatacacagtAAAACttatgtataatgataataatcaaggttgggattttatagcatttgcatatttcttatgaaatgcttaaaaatagcagagtaagctaaaaatgtgtttcgtGATACAgagaactcaaattaaaaattttattttgcttttttttggactttttgagatttttttgcatttttacctgtttttaatcaaaatcggtcatattttatgaaattatattttagtaaaatatttatttttgtttttggatttttgtcaatcgtattattacgataatttcgtattaggtatttggttctaacttctaatttttgttatctgctGATTTTGTTGGGTATTTTTGACGATTTCTACTGCGATTTTTATTCGCCGATTATCAACAAACTAGCGTTGAATGCGTTTTATAGATAATTCATTTGGATTCTAATCTGAatgactaaattatttcaaatcttaagtaactgcatataataatttataagtgattaaaaaattattaattaataaatttccttttttagcatattttgttgtttttattgcatatttttagcgcatatttagcgatatttaaggtaatattatagcgcatatttgtgcaattttaagtgctataaaatcccaaccctgatAATAATGGAATAAAACTGAATGGTACCAAACCAAATTCCTTTGAATCATTCCTACCACAGTTAGTATTATGAAGTGGAATGACAAAGGGATGGTATGATCTAGACATCTAGTGGAGTAAGTAGGAACTCTAAAGTTAATATGAGCGAGAAAAGATGGGCCATCTATCAACTTGCTCAAGAACAAAAAATTAGTTGACACACGTCTGACATCTGTCTGCTCATGACTGAAGCAATAtactttaagaggacgtcgcacccgcatgtgttgtctccgtcttacataNNNNNNNNNNNNNNNNNNNNNNNNNNNNNNNNNNNNNNNNNNNNNNNNNNNNNNNNNNNNNNNNNNNNNNNNNNNNNNNNNNNNNNNNNNNNNNNNNNNNNNNNNNNNNNNNNNNNNNNNNNNNNNNNNNNNNNNNNNNNNNNNNNNNNNNNNNNNNNNNNNNNNNNNNNNNNNNNNNNNNNNNNNNNNNNNNNNNNNNNNNNNNNNNNNNNNNNNNNNNNNNNNNNNNNNNNNNNNNNNNNNNNNNNNNNNNNNNNNNNNNNNNNNNNNNNNNNNNNNNNNNNNNNNNNNNNNNNNNNNNNNNNNNNNNNNNNNNNNNNNNNNNNNNNNNNNNNNNNNNNNNNNNNNNNNNNNNNNNNNNNNNNNNNNNNNNNNNNNNNNNNNNNNNNNNNNNNNNNNNNNNNNNNNNNNNNNNNNNNNNNNNNNNNNNNNNNNNNNNNNNNNNNNNNNNNNNNNNNNNNNNNNNNNNNNNNNNNNNNNNNNNNNNNNNNNNNNNNNNNNNNNNNNNNNNNNNNNNNNNNNNNNNNNNNNNNNNNNNNNNNNNNNNNNNNNNNNNNNNNNNNNNNNNNNNNNNNNNNNNNNNNNNNNNNNNNNNNNNNNNNNNNNNNNNNNNNNNNNNNNNNNNNNNNNNNNNNNNNNNGTCCTCTTAATGCTAAAGCATCACTTTGACTAACTCTTATTTATTGAAACTATAATTgggaacaatataataacaatcagAGAGGCACTgaagttttattgtattttgtacaatttttcgtagtaaattatgtaaattttgtaGGTTTCCTTaaacgtaaataatttaatcaaaacaaatgtatattatataagtgcaaattttgttatttttggtaCAAGATGTATCAAGCTAAAACACATTAAGTTCAGAGCCCTGCTAATAACCATTGGtcatttagatttattttgttgcaatatgattgaattgaataattagacaatatcatattttattttattcttcttGTCTtctagtaattaataaataataaattatctttatttttagatttaatactgTATGGCtgcttaattaaatttaatatttaggtcatggattctaatatattatttttattgtttcagtttgtatttttgttaatcttcaattatattcgtataatgGCTGTGGTTGGAGAAAAACTTACAACTGAATCTCAAAATGAAGTTGTTCAtcacatagaaaaaaaaatgaaggaaatTTATTCTAAACGGCCTTCAAATCATCAATGGAAATTAAGTGATTTTGAAATTGGAACACCACTTGGTCGTGGGAAATTTGGTCGTGTATATCTTGCTCGGGAAAAAAATACGGAATATATGGTTgctttaaaaatgatgtttaaatcaGAATTGGTAAAAGATCATATGGAACATCAAGTACGACGagaaattgaaattcaaacacATCTTACTCACCCCAACATTCTAAAAATGCTGACTTATTTTtgggacgaaaaaaaaatatatttaattttagaatttgcCCAAGAAGgtgaattatttaaagttttgaacgCGCAGCCGCATAAACGTTTTGATGAACCAACAGCTGCATATTATTTACGACAAGTAGCTGATGCTTTAAGATATTGTCATTCACAAAGTGTTATTCACAGAGATATAAAACCAGAAAATCTCCTATTGTTTAGTCATCATGTTATAAAGTTGGCAGATTTTGGATGGTCTGTCCATGCACCATCCAAATGTAGAAGCACCATGTGTGGCACTATTGACTATTTACCACCAGAGATGGTTGACTCTCAAACATATAACGAATATGTTGATAATTGGTGTTTAGGTGTGCTGTGTTATGAATTCTTATGTGGATCACCACCATTTGAGAGCTCAGAACAGGCAGAGACTTTTAGAAAAATCCGTGCTGTAATGTATAGTTTCAAACCTTATATGAGTGAGAGCTCTAGACTTTTGatttcaaagcttttggttAAAGTTCCAAAGTCTAGATTACCACTAACTGATGTCATTGAACATCcctggattaaaaaaaatagtgaaatatttactaaaactaagctaaaattaaaatagttttatttattatctactactgaagaacaatatttaaatactatactcTGTTTCAAAAGAGAAAATACCGCTT
This is a stretch of genomic DNA from Acyrthosiphon pisum isolate AL4f chromosome A3, pea_aphid_22Mar2018_4r6ur, whole genome shotgun sequence. It encodes these proteins:
- the LOC100163812 gene encoding aurora kinase C isoform X1, which gives rise to MFVFLLIFNYIRIMAVVGEKLTTESQNEVVHHIEKKMKEIYSKRPSNHQWKLSDFEIGTPLGRGKFGRVYLAREKNTEYMVALKMMFKSELVKDHMEHQVRREIEIQTHLTHPNILKMLTYFWDEKKIYLILEFAQEGELFKVLNAQPHKRFDEPTAAYYLRQVADALRYCHSQSVIHRDIKPENLLLFSHHVIKLADFGWSVHAPSKCRSTMCGTIDYLPPEMVDSQTYNEYVDNWCLGVLCYEFLCGSPPFESSEQAETFRKIRAVMYSFKPYMSESSRLLISKLLVKVPKSRLPLTDVIEHPWIKKNSEIFTKTKLKLK
- the LOC100163812 gene encoding aurora kinase C isoform X2, translating into MAVVGEKLTTESQNEVVHHIEKKMKEIYSKRPSNHQWKLSDFEIGTPLGRGKFGRVYLAREKNTEYMVALKMMFKSELVKDHMEHQVRREIEIQTHLTHPNILKMLTYFWDEKKIYLILEFAQEGELFKVLNAQPHKRFDEPTAAYYLRQVADALRYCHSQSVIHRDIKPENLLLFSHHVIKLADFGWSVHAPSKCRSTMCGTIDYLPPEMVDSQTYNEYVDNWCLGVLCYEFLCGSPPFESSEQAETFRKIRAVMYSFKPYMSESSRLLISKLLVKVPKSRLPLTDVIEHPWIKKNSEIFTKTKLKLK